The proteins below come from a single Oncorhynchus keta strain PuntledgeMale-10-30-2019 chromosome 1, Oket_V2, whole genome shotgun sequence genomic window:
- the LOC127907602 gene encoding translation initiation factor IF-2-like gives MERPAEMGMERPAEMGMERPAEMGMERPGEMGMERPAEMGMERPGEMGMERPAEMGMERPAEMGMERPAEMGMERPGEMGMERPGEMGMERPAEMGMERPGEMGMERPAEMGMERPAEMGMERPGEMGMERPAEMGMERPGEMGMERPGEMGMERPGEMGMERPAEMGMERPGEMGMERPGEMGMERPGEMGMERPAEMGMERPGEMGMERPAEMGMERPGEMGMERPGEMGMERPGEMGMERPAEMGMERPGEMGMERPAEMGMERPGEMGMERPAEMGMERPAEMGMERPGEMGMERPAEMGMERPAEMGMERPGERGMERPAERGMERPAEMGMERPAEMGIERPGERGMERPGERGMERPGERGMERPRERDRAA, from the coding sequence atggagaggcctgcagagatggggatggagaggcctgcagagatggggatggagaggcctgcagagatggggatggagaggcctggagagatggggatggagaggcctgcagagatggggatggagaggcctggagagatggggatggagaggcctgcagagatggggatggagaggcctgcagagatggggatggagaggcctgcagagatggggatggagaggcctggagagatggggatggagaggcctggagagatggggatggagaggcctgcagagatggggatggagaggcctggagagatggggatggagaggcctgcagagatggggatggagaggcctgcagagatggggatggagaggcctggagagatggggatggagaggcctgcagagatggggatggagaggcctggagagatggggatggagaggcctggagagatggggatggagaggcctggagagatggggatggagaggcctgcagagatggggatggagaggcctggagagatggggatggagaggcctggagagatggggatggagaggcctggagagatggggatggagaggcctgcagagatggggatggagaggcctggagagatggggatggagaggcctgcagagatggggatggagaggcctggagagatggggatggagaggcctggagagatggggatggagaggcctggagagatggggatggagaggcctgcagagatggggatggagaggcctggagagatggggatggagaggcctgcagagatggggatggagaggcctggagagatggggatggagaggcctgcagagatggggatggagaggcctgcagagatggggatggagaggcctggagagatggggatggagaggcctgcagagatggggatggagaggcctgcagagatggggatggagaggcctggagagagagggatggagaggcctgcagagagagggatggagaggcctgcagagatggggatggagaggccTGCAGAGATGGGGATTgagaggcctggagagagagggatggagaggcctggagagagagggatggagaggcctggagagagggggatggagaggcctagagagagggatagagcggcctag